One region of Catenuloplanes indicus genomic DNA includes:
- a CDS encoding aldo/keto reductase produces the protein MRDRGGYRQSALVLGGAQLGGAYGIANSTGGPTDASAAALLHAACDLGITHVDTARAYGESERRIGAAGSGLRAVTKVAPLGAVASCESSLAQAVTASVARSAEHLGGPLTVLLHRAADALAVGGAAWKTLRRYAESGLAERVGVSVQSPAELRAVLRLPGLGYVQLPCNVLDRRWLAPDLADLLAGRPDLVVTVRSVYLQGLLVAGRMVRWPHLDPAARNTVVDTLDRVALELGRADRADLCLAYVLGLPWVTSVVVGADTEGQLRANAMLASRSPLSAAERAHVLSVLPNVPLELLDPSRWTP, from the coding sequence GTGCGAGACCGCGGCGGCTACCGGCAGTCGGCGCTCGTGCTCGGCGGCGCCCAGCTCGGCGGCGCCTACGGCATCGCCAACTCGACCGGTGGCCCCACGGACGCGTCCGCCGCGGCGCTGCTCCACGCGGCCTGCGACCTGGGCATCACGCACGTGGACACGGCCCGCGCGTACGGCGAGAGCGAGCGCCGGATCGGTGCGGCCGGCTCCGGGCTGCGCGCGGTCACCAAGGTGGCGCCGCTCGGCGCGGTCGCCAGCTGCGAGTCGTCGCTGGCCCAGGCGGTCACGGCCAGCGTCGCACGCAGTGCCGAGCACCTCGGCGGACCGCTCACCGTCCTGCTGCACCGGGCCGCGGACGCGCTCGCGGTCGGCGGCGCCGCCTGGAAGACCCTGCGCCGGTACGCGGAGAGCGGGCTTGCCGAACGCGTCGGCGTGAGCGTGCAGTCGCCGGCCGAGCTGCGCGCGGTGCTGCGCCTGCCCGGCCTCGGCTACGTGCAGCTGCCGTGCAACGTGCTGGACCGGCGGTGGCTCGCCCCCGACCTGGCGGACCTCCTGGCCGGGCGCCCGGACCTGGTGGTCACCGTGCGCAGCGTCTACCTGCAGGGGCTGCTGGTGGCCGGACGGATGGTGCGCTGGCCGCACCTGGACCCGGCCGCGCGGAACACCGTGGTGGACACGCTGGACCGGGTCGCGCTGGAGCTGGGCCGCGCGGACCGGGCGGACCTGTGCCTGGCGTACGTGCTCGGGTTGCCCTGGGTGACGTCCGTGGTGGTGGGCGCGGACACCGAGGGCCAGCTGCGGGCGAACGCGATGCTGGCGTCCCGGTCTCCGCTGTCCGCGGCGGAGCGCGCGCACGTGCTGTCCGTGCTGCCGAACGTACCGCTGGAACTGCTGGATCCGAGCCGATGGACGCCGTGA
- a CDS encoding SGNH/GDSL hydrolase family protein yields MSLSGVLRGAVAVSVALLATAGFGAPARAAAPLPTVDYVALGDSYAAGVGAGTPLDSCRTTAGAYPRLWTAGDARLVRLTNATCSGGQTTDALTAAAAVTAETDLVSITAGANDLGVTGAFADCMTPGREAACAADQAAIETALRTTLPAAVGTVLTTVKEKAPQAKIVLTGYPQPFSPAGTCTGTDIPVAIRELGNRVMGGLNAVLAAQAKLAGVAYVDVEGVFAGHEICSDAPWVAGFEGQADGTILHPNPAGQTEGYLPLFTKAVGTPQDVAQWIAERDAPASPSPAPSGSASPFPSTSAIAAPPAAGTPTLPITGPDVVLTVLAGVALVGAGSAVLLLARRAR; encoded by the coding sequence TTGTCTTTGTCTGGTGTTCTTCGCGGTGCCGTGGCCGTCTCGGTCGCGCTCCTGGCCACGGCCGGGTTCGGCGCCCCGGCCCGGGCCGCGGCCCCGCTGCCCACGGTGGACTACGTGGCGCTCGGCGACTCGTACGCGGCCGGCGTGGGCGCCGGGACACCGCTGGACTCCTGCCGGACCACGGCCGGTGCCTACCCCCGGCTGTGGACGGCCGGTGACGCGAGGCTGGTCCGGCTGACCAACGCCACCTGCAGCGGCGGCCAAACGACCGACGCGCTCACCGCGGCCGCCGCGGTCACCGCGGAGACCGACCTGGTCAGCATCACGGCCGGGGCGAACGACCTGGGCGTGACCGGCGCGTTCGCCGACTGCATGACACCGGGCCGGGAGGCGGCCTGCGCGGCCGATCAGGCCGCGATCGAGACGGCGCTGCGGACCACGCTGCCGGCCGCGGTCGGCACCGTGCTGACCACGGTCAAGGAGAAGGCGCCGCAGGCGAAGATCGTGCTCACCGGCTACCCGCAGCCGTTCTCGCCGGCCGGCACCTGCACCGGCACGGACATCCCGGTGGCGATCCGGGAACTGGGCAACCGGGTGATGGGCGGCCTGAACGCGGTGCTGGCCGCGCAGGCGAAGCTCGCCGGTGTGGCCTACGTGGACGTCGAGGGCGTGTTCGCCGGTCACGAGATCTGCTCGGACGCGCCGTGGGTGGCCGGCTTCGAGGGGCAGGCCGACGGCACCATCCTGCACCCGAACCCGGCCGGCCAGACCGAGGGTTACCTGCCGCTGTTCACCAAGGCGGTCGGCACGCCGCAGGACGTGGCGCAGTGGATCGCGGAGCGGGACGCGCCCGCGTCGCCGTCGCCCGCGCCGTCCGGCAGCGCGTCGCCGTTCCCGTCGACCTCCGCGATCGCGGCGCCGCCGGCGGCCGGCACGCCCACGCTGCCGATCACCGGTCCGGACGTGGTGCTGACCGTGCTCGCGGGCGTGGCGCTGGTCGGCGCCGGCTCCGCGGTGCTCCTGCTGGCGCGGCGCGCGCGGTAA
- a CDS encoding acyl-CoA reductase, with amino-acid sequence MIVRFPATAEGLLPAEDALTVGDPRVVQFLGALSARLLAPSVARAHPELGSLGFFLRRAELARTAAHLRKTDPHTVRRPRGLVFHVPPANVDTVFVYSWALSALAGNRNVVRLSSRSAGAADAVLAALNDALADADPVIARTQRMVSYGRDDVLTAELSAACDLRVLWGGDASVTALRRFPLSPLARDLAFPDRSSFAVLSAPGWLAAPGDVQRAAADGYANDVYWFDQAACSSPRTLYVAGTPADAEKALDGFRRELADAVHRRGWTVDAAMAVEKRIRTYGLAADGRASGVRFTGNELTWLDLTDGAEPPRGWLGTGVVAVARLDGLRDLAPLITPRDQTLSHFGFTGDELRALVTAVPGRGLDRIVPFGQALSFAPVWDGHDLLEEFTTRTTIRV; translated from the coding sequence GTGATCGTTCGTTTCCCGGCGACCGCCGAGGGACTGCTGCCGGCCGAGGACGCGCTGACCGTGGGCGACCCGCGCGTGGTGCAGTTCCTCGGCGCGCTCTCCGCCCGGCTGCTCGCGCCGTCCGTCGCGCGCGCCCACCCGGAGCTGGGCTCCCTCGGCTTCTTCCTGCGCCGTGCCGAACTGGCGAGGACCGCCGCGCACCTTCGAAAGACAGATCCGCACACGGTACGCCGCCCGCGCGGCCTGGTCTTCCACGTGCCGCCGGCCAACGTGGACACCGTGTTCGTCTACTCCTGGGCGCTGAGCGCGCTGGCCGGCAACCGCAACGTGGTGCGCCTGTCCAGCCGGTCCGCCGGTGCCGCGGACGCCGTGCTGGCCGCGCTGAACGACGCGCTCGCGGACGCCGATCCGGTGATCGCGCGCACCCAGCGGATGGTCTCCTACGGCCGGGACGACGTGCTCACCGCGGAGTTGTCCGCCGCCTGCGACCTGCGCGTGCTCTGGGGCGGTGACGCCAGCGTGACCGCGCTGCGCCGGTTCCCGCTCAGCCCGCTCGCGCGTGACCTGGCGTTCCCGGACCGGTCCTCGTTCGCGGTGCTGTCCGCGCCCGGCTGGCTGGCCGCGCCGGGCGACGTGCAGCGCGCCGCCGCGGACGGCTACGCGAACGACGTCTACTGGTTCGACCAGGCCGCCTGCTCGTCGCCGCGCACGCTGTACGTGGCCGGTACGCCCGCGGACGCGGAGAAGGCGCTGGACGGCTTCCGCCGCGAGCTGGCCGACGCGGTGCACCGTCGTGGCTGGACGGTCGACGCGGCGATGGCCGTGGAGAAGCGGATCCGCACGTACGGCCTGGCCGCGGACGGCCGCGCGTCCGGCGTGCGGTTCACCGGCAACGAGCTGACCTGGCTGGACCTCACGGACGGCGCCGAGCCGCCGCGCGGCTGGCTCGGCACCGGCGTGGTCGCGGTCGCCCGCCTGGACGGCCTGCGCGACCTGGCACCGCTGATCACGCCGCGCGACCAGACGCTGAGCCACTTCGGCTTCACCGGCGACGAGCTGCGTGCACTGGTCACCGCGGTCCCGGGCCGCGGCCTGGACCGGATCGTGCCGTTCGGTCAGGCGCTCTCGTTCGCCCCGGTCTGGGACGGCCACGACCTGCTGGAGGAATTCACCACCCGCACCACGATCCGGGTCTGA
- a CDS encoding fibronectin type III domain-containing protein, producing MAFAGALSTTLLAAPAAAALAAPTGVTVTPKQASVWVTWNAIPGATVHHYVATATDTDGDTATCNVTTTSCLIGGLEPRKTVSVTVAGYETAEETSKGTSANASTTATPGPPDKPAWVPGYPTVTGSGKVDLQWSSAAGAASYTVTTTPSSAGCATSGTSCVVEGLDPTKSYTFWVNAIGGGDTGITSSSASPALTPGRPGAPLDVIVNATTDSAGVGSTHDGEVWWTPATSGGPVVDYTVTVAETTADALTPDPTYTCGNVLMSCPVTGLVDGKQYTVRVVANNSVGGSDAAATTYYGGSPSIPTILSPELMTGTAILLKWNPPVNNPTAQKGAPAGVYSVEASPTVKSVTDTCQNITATSCGITGLEAGRSYKFKVKAQGGVISGTTTNYTDSYDVVGRPAAPTGVKVEPVDTDTVKVTWTLPTGNQVPVHSLHVYNSAEGDISAQCNKATGVTATSTECEFDIVGAPGTRSYWVRALSVDTDYYSDSEKVTSATGAPGTPYLAGATPAGAGAVKVSFRRPSDLGAGIASYTVTSTPDGKTCTAAYVSTDDVVSCTVNGLTAGTSYTFAIKSLGVAGNDDSKTVTSSAVVAGPPGPVTEAKAEAVEGGKVKVSWKAPTSTALAITSYTVKSTPAGHSCEILASATPLECTFDTATAGTKYTIWANTAAAGSSEVMVDGPGTVPGGKPGIPADVKVTNVAQGLRVEWNGVTGATKYQAMAVAGGKSFWCAAIGAENKVCTIRGLMGGTQYTVTVRAVNGAVNGDWSTGVTGTPDAALPTIVWPATSPAGGGLSSSGGYVLYRNSRTTITGYGWKPGESVWVYLYSGTMKVRVGGATAKADGTFASAIQIPANATKGGKRVLAGGWDKDGKVRWQNAYLTIK from the coding sequence GTGGCCTTCGCGGGTGCTCTCTCTACAACCCTGCTGGCGGCACCGGCCGCCGCGGCGCTGGCCGCCCCCACCGGGGTGACGGTCACGCCGAAGCAGGCGTCGGTCTGGGTCACGTGGAACGCGATCCCGGGCGCCACCGTCCACCACTACGTCGCCACCGCGACGGACACCGACGGTGACACGGCCACCTGTAACGTCACCACGACCAGCTGCCTGATCGGTGGCCTCGAGCCCCGCAAGACGGTCTCGGTGACGGTCGCCGGTTACGAGACCGCCGAGGAGACGTCGAAGGGCACCTCGGCGAACGCCTCGACCACCGCGACGCCCGGCCCGCCGGACAAGCCGGCCTGGGTGCCCGGTTACCCGACGGTCACCGGCTCCGGCAAGGTGGACCTGCAGTGGTCGTCCGCGGCCGGTGCGGCGTCCTACACGGTCACCACCACGCCGTCCAGCGCCGGCTGCGCCACCTCGGGCACGTCCTGCGTGGTCGAAGGGCTCGACCCGACCAAGTCGTACACGTTCTGGGTGAACGCCATCGGTGGCGGGGACACCGGCATCACGTCCTCGTCCGCGTCGCCGGCGCTCACGCCGGGCCGGCCCGGTGCGCCGCTCGACGTGATCGTGAACGCGACCACGGACAGCGCCGGTGTCGGCTCCACGCACGACGGCGAGGTGTGGTGGACGCCCGCCACGTCCGGCGGCCCGGTGGTGGACTACACCGTCACCGTCGCCGAGACCACGGCGGACGCGCTCACGCCCGACCCGACCTACACGTGCGGCAACGTGCTGATGAGCTGCCCGGTGACCGGCCTGGTGGACGGTAAGCAGTACACGGTGCGTGTCGTCGCGAACAACTCGGTCGGCGGCTCGGACGCGGCGGCCACCACCTACTACGGTGGCTCGCCGTCGATCCCGACCATCCTGTCTCCCGAGCTGATGACCGGCACCGCGATCCTGCTGAAGTGGAACCCGCCGGTCAACAACCCGACCGCGCAGAAGGGTGCGCCGGCGGGCGTGTACTCGGTGGAGGCGTCGCCGACCGTCAAGTCGGTCACCGACACCTGCCAGAACATCACCGCGACCAGCTGCGGCATCACCGGCCTGGAGGCCGGCCGGAGCTACAAGTTCAAGGTGAAGGCGCAGGGCGGTGTGATCAGTGGTACCACCACGAACTACACCGACTCCTACGACGTCGTCGGCCGTCCGGCCGCCCCGACCGGGGTCAAGGTCGAGCCGGTCGACACCGACACGGTGAAGGTCACCTGGACGCTGCCGACCGGTAACCAGGTGCCGGTGCACTCGCTCCACGTGTACAACAGCGCGGAGGGCGACATCTCGGCCCAGTGCAACAAGGCGACCGGCGTGACCGCCACGTCGACCGAGTGCGAGTTCGACATCGTCGGCGCGCCGGGCACCCGCTCCTACTGGGTGCGTGCGCTCTCCGTCGACACGGACTACTACTCGGACAGCGAGAAGGTCACCTCGGCGACCGGTGCGCCGGGCACCCCGTACCTCGCCGGTGCCACGCCGGCCGGTGCGGGCGCGGTCAAGGTCAGCTTCCGCCGGCCGTCCGACCTGGGTGCGGGTATCGCGTCCTACACGGTCACCTCGACGCCGGACGGCAAGACCTGCACCGCGGCCTACGTCTCCACCGACGACGTCGTCAGCTGCACCGTCAACGGCCTGACCGCCGGCACCAGCTACACGTTCGCGATCAAGTCGCTGGGTGTGGCCGGTAACGACGACTCCAAGACCGTGACCAGCAGCGCCGTGGTCGCCGGTCCGCCCGGACCGGTCACCGAGGCCAAGGCCGAGGCCGTCGAGGGCGGCAAGGTCAAGGTCTCCTGGAAGGCGCCGACCAGCACCGCGCTCGCCATCACCAGCTACACGGTGAAGTCGACGCCGGCCGGCCACTCCTGCGAGATCCTGGCCTCGGCCACCCCGCTGGAGTGCACCTTCGACACCGCCACGGCGGGTACGAAGTACACGATCTGGGCGAACACCGCCGCGGCGGGCAGCTCCGAGGTCATGGTCGACGGTCCCGGCACCGTGCCGGGCGGCAAGCCGGGCATCCCGGCCGACGTCAAGGTGACCAACGTGGCGCAGGGCCTGCGGGTCGAGTGGAACGGCGTCACCGGTGCCACCAAGTACCAGGCGATGGCCGTCGCCGGTGGCAAGTCGTTCTGGTGCGCCGCGATCGGTGCCGAGAACAAGGTCTGCACCATCCGCGGCCTGATGGGCGGCACGCAGTACACGGTCACGGTCCGCGCGGTCAACGGTGCGGTCAACGGCGACTGGTCCACGGGTGTCACCGGTACGCCGGACGCCGCCCTGCCGACCATCGTGTGGCCGGCGACCTCGCCCGCCGGTGGCGGTCTGTCGAGCAGCGGCGGGTACGTCCTGTACCGCAACTCGCGGACCACCATCACCGGCTACGGCTGGAAGCCCGGCGAGTCGGTCTGGGTCTACCTGTACTCGGGCACCATGAAGGTCCGGGTCGGCGGCGCGACCGCGAAGGCGGACGGCACGTTCGCCTCGGCCATCCAGATCCCGGCGAACGCCACCAAGGGCGGCAAGCGCGTCCTGGCCGGCGGCTGGGACAAGGACGGCAAGGTCCGCTGGCAGAACGCGTACCTGACCATCAAGTAA
- a CDS encoding GNAT family N-acetyltransferase, translating to MSPVPTVKLRPARDDDRDLVLAWRNHRVVRQASFTTHVIAPDEHAAWWARVAADDARHVLIACADDTPVGVVILDEAGGGADWSFYLDVDGLEARRALLPTWIATEIATLDHAFGPAGYAELRGEALAKNSAVVKLHERFGFTVTGEYQREVDGETETVLRYALTAAAYREEDPA from the coding sequence GTGAGCCCCGTACCGACCGTGAAGCTGCGCCCGGCGCGCGACGACGACCGGGACCTGGTCCTGGCGTGGCGCAACCACCGGGTGGTCCGCCAGGCCAGCTTCACCACGCACGTGATCGCGCCGGACGAGCACGCGGCCTGGTGGGCCCGCGTCGCCGCGGACGACGCCCGGCACGTCCTGATCGCCTGCGCCGACGACACACCGGTCGGCGTGGTCATCCTCGACGAGGCCGGCGGCGGCGCGGACTGGAGCTTCTACCTGGACGTGGACGGGCTCGAGGCACGCCGCGCGCTGCTGCCCACCTGGATCGCCACCGAGATCGCCACGCTCGACCACGCGTTCGGCCCCGCCGGGTACGCCGAGCTGCGCGGCGAGGCGCTGGCGAAGAACTCGGCCGTGGTCAAGCTGCACGAACGCTTCGGCTTCACCGTCACCGGCGAGTACCAGCGCGAGGTGGACGGCGAGACCGAGACGGTCCTGCGGTACGCGCTCACGGCCGCTGCCTATCGAGAGGAAGACCCCGCATGA
- a CDS encoding SDR family oxidoreductase, with product MDAVTDLFGLTGRTAVVTGATGRLGRTFASVLAGAGATVWAVSRSGAAVPGTRALACDVTSDAAVAALGAAVRDGTGRLDVLVHAAHVGRAGSLATAAPGDYTEAADLALTAFQRLLSATRDLLCAAAADGSPSVIAVSSMYGLVSPRPVYDDPAVGNPPYYGAVKAGLVQLARYAAAELGPLGVRVNTLTPGAFPGPGADPALVGRLGAQTPLGRVGEPAELATALLFLASPRSTYVTGANVVVDGGRTAW from the coding sequence ATGGACGCCGTGACCGATCTCTTCGGCCTGACCGGCCGGACCGCCGTGGTGACCGGTGCGACCGGCCGGCTCGGCCGGACGTTCGCGTCCGTGCTGGCCGGTGCGGGTGCCACGGTGTGGGCGGTGTCCCGGTCCGGCGCGGCGGTCCCGGGCACCCGCGCGCTGGCCTGCGACGTGACGTCGGACGCGGCGGTGGCCGCGCTCGGCGCGGCGGTCCGGGACGGCACCGGCCGGCTGGACGTGCTGGTGCACGCGGCACACGTCGGCCGGGCCGGTTCGCTGGCCACGGCCGCGCCGGGCGACTACACGGAGGCGGCGGACCTGGCGCTGACCGCGTTCCAGCGGCTGCTGTCCGCCACCCGGGATCTGCTGTGCGCGGCCGCGGCGGACGGCTCGCCGTCGGTGATCGCGGTTTCCTCCATGTACGGCCTGGTCAGCCCACGCCCGGTCTACGACGACCCGGCCGTGGGCAACCCGCCCTACTACGGCGCGGTCAAGGCCGGACTGGTGCAGCTGGCCCGGTACGCCGCGGCCGAGCTGGGCCCGCTGGGCGTGCGGGTGAACACGCTGACCCCGGGCGCGTTCCCCGGCCCGGGCGCGGATCCGGCCCTGGTCGGGCGGCTGGGCGCGCAGACGCCGCTGGGCCGGGTGGGCGAGCCGGCCGAGCTGGCCACCGCGCTGCTGTTCCTGGCCTCGCCGCGATCGACGTATGTGACCGGTGCGAACGTTGTCGTCGACGGTGGCCGGACCGCCTGGTAG
- a CDS encoding glycosyltransferase family protein: MRIVGIVQARMGSERLPGKVLRPLGERSVLAWVIRAARTAGCLDDLIVATSDRPEDAAVAAECATLGVRVFRGPAEDVLTRFVGALSGVLPAQSRGVDAVMRFNADCPLLDPDVIRTAVRHFTASPGLDYLSTSLHRVLPLGTDVEIVSVDALRRADRLATGFHRTHVTSYVYTHPEDFTVTGIALPPDRSGLRVTLDTIEDWRLIEAVVAHFGDRIIGVRELSAWLDANPDVRALNGEVRQKALADR; the protein is encoded by the coding sequence ATGCGGATCGTCGGAATCGTCCAGGCCCGGATGGGCTCCGAACGGCTGCCCGGCAAGGTACTGCGGCCGCTCGGCGAGCGCAGCGTGCTCGCCTGGGTGATCCGCGCCGCGCGCACGGCCGGCTGCCTGGACGACCTGATCGTGGCGACCAGCGACCGTCCCGAGGACGCGGCCGTCGCCGCCGAGTGCGCCACGCTGGGCGTACGGGTGTTCCGCGGCCCGGCCGAGGACGTGCTGACCCGCTTCGTGGGCGCGCTCTCCGGCGTACTGCCCGCGCAGAGCCGCGGCGTCGACGCGGTGATGCGGTTCAACGCGGACTGCCCGCTGCTCGACCCGGACGTGATCCGCACCGCGGTCCGGCACTTCACCGCCTCGCCCGGCCTGGACTACCTGAGCACGTCGCTGCACCGGGTGCTGCCGCTCGGCACCGACGTGGAGATCGTCTCGGTGGACGCGCTGCGCCGCGCGGACCGGCTGGCCACCGGGTTCCACCGCACGCACGTCACCTCGTACGTCTACACCCATCCGGAGGACTTCACGGTCACCGGCATCGCGCTGCCACCGGACCGCTCCGGGCTGCGCGTCACGCTGGACACGATCGAGGACTGGCGGCTGATCGAGGCCGTCGTCGCCCACTTCGGCGACCGGATCATCGGGGTCCGCGAGCTGTCCGCCTGGCTGGACGCGAACCCGGACGTCCGCGCGCTGAACGGCGAGGTGCGGCAGAAGGCGCTGGCCGACCGGTGA
- the pseI gene encoding pseudaminic acid synthase, translated as MTDRQTRIDHQYVGTAHPPFVIAEMSGNHNGDLRRALRIVDAIADAGASALKIQTYRADTLTIDVDGPRFRISDGHELWGGENLYRLYERAHTPWEWHEPIFDRARERGLTAFSSPFDPTAIDLLEKLNAPAYKIASSELVDLPLIRLAASTGKPLIMSTGMASVAEIDAAVRAARGAGCADPILLSCTATYPAPVEAANLRRIPVLADAFATIAGLSDHTPGIGVAVASVALGAAVIEKHVTLSRAEGGVDAEFSLEPAELAALVVEARRAHAALGSPRIGADQSEEEGLRYRRSLYVVEDVTAGDLVTRDNVRSIRPAGGLPPGDIDLVLGRTFRASYPKGTPLTWDIV; from the coding sequence ATGACGGACCGCCAGACCCGCATCGACCACCAGTACGTCGGCACGGCGCACCCGCCGTTCGTGATCGCCGAGATGTCCGGCAACCACAACGGGGATCTGCGGCGCGCGCTGCGGATCGTGGACGCGATCGCGGACGCCGGTGCCAGCGCACTGAAGATCCAGACGTACCGCGCGGACACGCTGACCATCGACGTGGACGGCCCGCGCTTCCGGATCAGCGACGGCCACGAGCTGTGGGGCGGCGAGAACCTCTACCGGCTGTACGAGCGGGCGCACACGCCCTGGGAATGGCACGAGCCGATCTTCGACCGGGCCCGGGAGCGCGGGCTGACCGCGTTCTCCAGCCCGTTCGACCCGACCGCGATCGACCTGCTGGAGAAGCTGAACGCGCCGGCGTACAAGATCGCCTCGTCCGAGCTGGTGGACCTGCCGCTGATCCGGCTGGCCGCGTCCACCGGCAAGCCGCTGATCATGTCGACCGGCATGGCGAGCGTGGCGGAGATCGACGCGGCGGTCCGGGCCGCGCGCGGCGCCGGCTGCGCCGACCCGATCCTGCTCTCCTGCACCGCCACCTACCCCGCGCCGGTCGAGGCCGCGAACCTGCGGCGGATCCCGGTGCTGGCCGACGCGTTCGCCACGATCGCCGGCCTCTCCGACCACACGCCCGGCATCGGTGTCGCGGTCGCGTCCGTGGCGCTCGGCGCCGCCGTGATCGAGAAGCACGTGACGCTGTCCCGCGCCGAGGGCGGCGTGGACGCGGAGTTCTCGCTGGAACCGGCCGAGCTGGCCGCGCTGGTGGTCGAGGCCCGGCGCGCGCACGCCGCGCTCGGCTCCCCCCGGATCGGCGCGGACCAGTCCGAGGAGGAAGGTCTGCGCTACCGCCGGTCGCTCTACGTGGTCGAGGACGTGACCGCCGGCGACCTGGTCACCCGGGACAACGTCCGCTCGATCCGCCCGGCCGGCGGCCTCCCGCCCGGCGACATCGACCTGGTCCTGGGCCGCACGTTCCGCGCGTCCTACCCCAAGGGCACGCCGCTGACCTGGGACATCGTCTAG
- a CDS encoding LuxE/PaaK family acyltransferase, producing the protein MPTDTLGVPEVFRLTQPAKEERLLPEIVERLAAHRAGCPPYRQIMDAIGHGADRRYRRLEELPWLPVRMFKTHALKSIPDAAVFKTLTSSGTTGTPSRIFLDQHAAAAQSRMLSRTMQTVLGPHRLPMLLVDTRAILADRRTFSARGAGVLGMMGFGREHAWALDADGAVEPHTVEAFLHKHGDRPFLIFGFTFMVWLHLYELARDRGWDLSNGVLVHSGGWKKLQDRAVSPAEFRARFTADTGLRRIHNFYGMVEQIGTVFLEGPDGGGLYCPDFADVIIRDPRTWAEQPAGTPGLIELVSTLPTSYPGNVLLTEDLGVVHGVDDGAWPGKRFEVLGRLPRAEARGCSDVYAVPAQGRAAL; encoded by the coding sequence GTGCCGACCGACACCCTGGGCGTGCCGGAGGTCTTCCGGCTGACACAGCCGGCCAAGGAGGAACGGCTGCTGCCGGAGATCGTCGAGCGGCTGGCGGCGCACCGGGCCGGCTGCCCGCCGTACCGGCAGATCATGGACGCGATCGGGCACGGCGCGGATCGGCGCTACCGGCGGCTGGAGGAACTGCCCTGGCTGCCGGTGCGGATGTTCAAGACGCACGCGCTGAAGAGCATCCCGGACGCGGCCGTGTTCAAGACGCTGACCAGCAGCGGGACCACCGGTACGCCGAGCCGGATCTTCCTGGACCAGCACGCCGCGGCCGCGCAGAGCCGCATGCTGTCCCGCACCATGCAGACCGTGCTCGGCCCGCACCGGCTGCCGATGCTGCTGGTCGACACGCGCGCGATCCTGGCCGACCGGCGCACGTTCTCCGCCCGCGGCGCCGGTGTGCTGGGCATGATGGGCTTCGGCCGGGAGCACGCGTGGGCGCTGGACGCGGACGGCGCGGTCGAGCCGCACACCGTCGAGGCGTTCCTGCACAAGCACGGCGACCGGCCGTTCCTGATCTTCGGGTTCACGTTCATGGTCTGGCTGCACCTCTACGAGCTGGCCCGGGACCGTGGCTGGGACCTGAGCAACGGCGTGCTGGTCCACTCCGGAGGGTGGAAGAAGCTGCAGGACCGCGCCGTGTCGCCGGCCGAGTTCCGGGCCCGGTTCACCGCGGACACCGGGCTGCGGCGGATCCACAACTTCTACGGCATGGTCGAGCAGATCGGCACGGTCTTCCTGGAGGGCCCGGACGGCGGCGGCCTGTACTGCCCGGACTTCGCCGACGTGATCATCCGGGATCCGCGCACCTGGGCCGAGCAGCCGGCCGGCACTCCGGGCCTGATCGAGCTGGTCAGCACGCTGCCCACGTCGTACCCGGGGAACGTGCTGCTCACCGAGGACCTCGGCGTGGTGCACGGCGTCGACGACGGTGCCTGGCCGGGCAAGCGGTTCGAGGTGCTCGGCCGGCTGCCGCGGGCCGAGGCGCGCGGCTGCAGTGACGTCTACGCCGTACCGGCACAGGGAAGGGCCGCACTGTGA